A window from Cryptomeria japonica chromosome 1, Sugi_1.0, whole genome shotgun sequence encodes these proteins:
- the LOC131874603 gene encoding uncharacterized protein LOC131874603 isoform X1 yields the protein MLSSLVSCIICGLLIKQFIYLSFLQTLQIITPTQFKNLDFTSFNALGGYPTTVQKKTHNQLVGRLPSEELMAQIPSFLPALFDAFGNHSADVRKMVVSFPVDIYIVLGKALLPYLGSLSSTQLRLVTIHANRISQARSGVVVDMQNVEAMTGHINCLTKYLKKMCPRGLQ from the exons ATGTTGTCTTCCCTAGTCTCTTGCATAATTTGTGGACTGCTTATCAAACAGTTCATTTACCTTTCTTTCCTTCAGACTTTGCAAATAATCACTCCAACACAATTTAAAAATCTTGATTTCACTTCTTTTAATGCTTTGGGTGGTTATCCTACAACTGTCCAAAAGAAAACACACAATCAG CTTGTGGGTCGACTTCCATCGGAGGAACTTATGGCTCAGATACCTTCATTTTTGCCTGCATTATTTGACGCTTTTGGGAACCACAGTGCAGATGTTCGGAAG ATGGTCGTTTCTTTTCCAGTAGACATATATATTGTCCTTGGAAAAGCACTTTTACCTTATCTTGGAAGCCTGAGCAGTACCCAACTGCGACTTGTAACAATTCATGCAAATAGAATTTCACAG GCAAGGTCAGGTGTTGTTGTGGACATGCAAAATGTAGAGGCAATGACAGGGCACATTAACTGTCTGACAAAATACCTCAAAAAGATGTGTCCTCGTGGACTACAATGA